The sequence CGCTTATATAGGTAGGGCACGGCGTCCAGGCGCAATCCATCAACCCCCAGCCCTAGCCAGAAATCAACAATCCGCAGCATCTCGCGGCGTACCGCTGGGTTGTCATAATTAAGGTCAGGCTGATGAGAATAAAAACGGTGGAAATAGTACGCCTTTGCCGCATGATCCCAGGACCAGTTGGATGGCTCGAAATCCTGAAAGATTATCCGGGCGTCCTTATAACGTTCAGGATCGTCGCTCCAGATGTAATAATTGCGGAAATTGCTGCCAGGCGGTGAATTACGCGCCCGCTGAAACCATTCGTGTTGACTGGAAGTGTGATTCAAGACCAGCTCAATTACGACATGCAG is a genomic window of Candidatus Binataceae bacterium containing:
- a CDS encoding alpha-amylase family glycosyl hydrolase: MKRNGGYSPSDPLWYKDAIFYELRVRSFYDSNGDGIGDFAGLTAKLDYLYKLGVTTLWLLPFFPSPLRDDGYDISDYTNVHPDYGTLADFRKFLREAHARNLHVVIELVLNHTSSQHEWFQRARNSPPGSNFRNYYIWSDDPERYKDARIIFQDFEPSNWSWDHAAKAYYFHRFYSHQPDLNYDNPAVRREMLRIVDFWLGLGVDGLRLDAVPYLYKR